In the genome of Gemmatimonadales bacterium, the window CAAGGACTTGAAGGAAGTGAAGAACATCGGCGACAAGGCGCTGCAGGAGATTGCCGATGTCCTCAATGGTGAGGAACTCAACGCCGAGATGGAGTTCGAGGAAGTCGGCGGCGAGCTCAAGGTGTCGAATCCTGGCGTGCCGCCGTATGTGCCGGTGAGCCAGGGAGAGGAAGCCTAAGCCATGCGTCATCGTGCCAAGGGTCGCCAGCTCTCGCGCACCGCGAGCCACCGGCGCGCGTTGCTGCGCAACATGGCGGCGTCGCTCTTCGAGCATGAAGGGATCAACACGACGATCGCCAAGGCGAAGGAGCTTCGTCCCTACGCCGAGAAGCTCGTGACGCTCGCGCGTCGCGGTGATCTGCACGCCATTCGTCAGGTGGAGCAGAAGATCCCCAATCGCGCCGTGCTCACCAAGCTCTTCAAGACGATCGGCCCGCGCTTCGCATCGCGGCCCGGTGGCTACACCCGGATTCTCAAGCTCGGGCACCGCCCGGGTGACGGCGCCGAGATGGCGCGCATCGAACTTCTTTCCGAGTAGGCGGGACCGATGGCACGAGTCTGTACTACCTGTGGCAAGGGGCCGACCACCGGCAACCATGTGAGCCACGCCAACAATCGCCGCAAGCGCCGGTGGTTTCCCAATCTGCAGACGGTGCGGGTGATGCGGGATGGCATGCCGCGGCGCGTGCGGGTATGCACCCAATGCCTCAAGGGCGGCAAGGTGGTCAAGGCGTCGGTAGCACCGGCGGCGTAGCGCCGCGACGTACCTGATGGTCTGATGTGATGACGAAGGCCCCCGAGCGGGGCCTTCGCTGTTTTGCGGGGAACGCCCCCGGCGGCCATTTCCCAGGGCGGAGCGCTCCGCCGCCGTGCCATGTAGATTCCCGCCTCGACATGCCGCCCATCCCGAGCCCGCGCTGGCGCGCCGCCCCACTTCCGCACCGCATTCGGCTCCCCTCCTTTTTTCCGGACTCGACATGCCGCGCGCACTGATCACCGGGATCACCGGCCAGGATGGCTCGTACCTCGCCGAGCACCTTCTCGCCAAGGGGTACGAAGTCATCGGCGTGGTGCGGCGGACGTCGCACCATTCGTACGAACGGATCGAACACCTGATCCCCCGGGTGCAGATCGTCGCCGCCGATCTCCTAGACCAGCATTCGCTCACCACCGTCCTGCACGACGTGCAGCCCGACGAGGTCTACAACCTCGCCGCGCAGTCGTTCGTGCCGACCTCGTTCACGCAGCCGGTCCTCACCGGCGAATTCACCGCGCTCGGCGTCACCCGGATCCTCGAGGCATTGCGCCTCGTCTGTCCGACGGCGCGCTTCTATCAGGCGAGTTCGTCGGAGATGTTCGGCAAGGTGCAGCAGACGCCGCAGCGCGAATCGACACCGTTCTACCCGCGATCGCCCTACGGCGTCGCCAAGTTGTACGGCCACTGGATCACGGTGAACTATCGCGAGTCGTACGGCCTCTACGCGGTGAGCGGAATCCTCTTCAATCACGAATCGCCGCGACGCGGAATCGAGTTCGTGACGCGCAAGGTGAGCGACGCGGTGGCCCGCATCAAGCTCGGCCTCGCTACCGAACTTCGCATGGGGAATCTCGAGGCGAAGCGCGACTGGGGATTCGCCGGTGACTACGTCGACGCGATGTGGCGGATGCTGCAGGCGCCGGCGCCGCAGGA includes:
- the rplQ gene encoding 50S ribosomal protein L17; translation: MRHRAKGRQLSRTASHRRALLRNMAASLFEHEGINTTIAKAKELRPYAEKLVTLARRGDLHAIRQVEQKIPNRAVLTKLFKTIGPRFASRPGGYTRILKLGHRPGDGAEMARIELLSE
- the rpmB gene encoding 50S ribosomal protein L28, translating into MARVCTTCGKGPTTGNHVSHANNRRKRRWFPNLQTVRVMRDGMPRRVRVCTQCLKGGKVVKASVAPAA
- the gmd gene encoding GDP-mannose 4,6-dehydratase; translated protein: MPRALITGITGQDGSYLAEHLLAKGYEVIGVVRRTSHHSYERIEHLIPRVQIVAADLLDQHSLTTVLHDVQPDEVYNLAAQSFVPTSFTQPVLTGEFTALGVTRILEALRLVCPTARFYQASSSEMFGKVQQTPQRESTPFYPRSPYGVAKLYGHWITVNYRESYGLYAVSGILFNHESPRRGIEFVTRKVSDAVARIKLGLATELRMGNLEAKRDWGFAGDYVDAMWRMLQAPAPQDYVVGTGKAHSVEDLVRIAFEHAGLDWRTYVAIDPKFYRPAEVDYLIADPSRITTELGWKPEVPFEQLVTMMVDADLARLQAK